The following coding sequences lie in one Synechococcus sp. PCC 7336 genomic window:
- a CDS encoding DUF4160 domain-containing protein: MPTVLRIDGFRVAIYPNDHLPAHVHVIRAGGEVRIDLAEGRNSPILVSVLGSISNKDAIKALKLVTENRLFLLNKWKEIHD; encoded by the coding sequence ATGCCAACTGTTTTACGCATAGACGGGTTTCGAGTGGCGATCTACCCGAACGACCACTTACCGGCTCACGTTCATGTCATCAGAGCAGGCGGAGAAGTGCGTATCGATCTAGCTGAGGGCAGAAATTCTCCTATTCTGGTGTCGGTATTGGGCAGCATTAGCAACAAAGATGCGATTAAAGCTTTGAAGTTAGTGACTGAAAATCGGCTATTCCTCCTCAATAAATGGAAAGAGATTCATGACTGA
- a CDS encoding DUF2442 domain-containing protein: MTEIEIADTLVAEIERARQRGKQLNATEPRARVARYSSESDRVTIELTNGIVVGFPRHLLQGLGDATAAQLAEVEISPSGYGLHWDALDVDLGVPELMAGIFGTKRWMSELGRKGGQVISEAKATAARENGKNQKNLHT; encoded by the coding sequence ATGACTGAGATTGAGATTGCAGACACTTTGGTTGCAGAAATCGAACGGGCCCGACAACGAGGAAAACAGCTCAATGCTACCGAGCCTCGCGCTCGAGTAGCTCGGTATAGCTCCGAATCCGATCGCGTTACGATCGAATTAACCAATGGAATTGTTGTTGGGTTTCCCAGGCATCTTCTACAAGGACTGGGCGATGCAACTGCAGCTCAACTGGCAGAGGTTGAAATTTCTCCATCAGGATATGGCTTGCATTGGGATGCTTTAGATGTGGATTTAGGAGTTCCAGAGTTAATGGCTGGGATTTTTGGGACGAAGAGATGGATGTCTGAATTAGGACGTAAAGGGGGACAGGTTATATCGGAGGCTAAGGCTACTGCAGCTCGCGAGAATGGCAAGAACCAGAAGAACCTTCACACCTAA
- the acnB gene encoding bifunctional aconitate hydratase 2/2-methylisocitrate dehydratase: protein MSGVLAEYRKHTEARAQLNIPPLPLEAEQVSELCELLQQPPAGEAEYLLHLLRDRIPPGVDPAAYVKAAFLTSVARGKLQSPLVSPKQATELLGTMLGGYNVQSLIDLLQSDAAELAETAAIALSKTLLVYDAFHDVLDLAEAGNSYARQVVDSWANAEWFTSRPAVPEAVTITVFKVPGETNTDDLSPAPHATTRPDIPLHATVMLESLMPEALETIAELKKKGHPVAYVGDVVGTGSSRKSAINSVLWHLGNDIPCVPNKRAGGYILGGKIAPIFFNTAEDSGALPIECDVSHLETGIVVTIHPYDGKIVNEAGETLSTFSLKPDTILDEVRSGGRIPLLIGRTLTDKVRKALSLPSSDVFVRPQLPGESSKGFTLAQKMVGKACGLPGVRPGTACEPLMTTVGSQDTTGPMTRDELKELACLGFNADLVMQSFCHTAAYPKPVDIETQHELPDFFASRGGVVLRPGDGIIHSWLNRMLLPDTVGTGGDSHTRFPLGISFPAGSGLVAFAGAIGAMPLDMPESVLVRFKGELQPGVTLRDIVNAIPYVAIQKGLLTVEKQNKKNVFSGRIMEIEGLPDLKVEQAFELTDATAERSCAGCTVKLSVETVAEYLRSNVALLTNMVARDYQDARTIMRRVAKMQEWLANPVLMEADRDAEYAEIIEIDLNEIKEPIVAAPNDPDNVKLLSEVENDPIQEVFIGSCMTNIGHYRASAKVLEDAGPIQGVRLWVCPPTRMDEKQLREEGVYSVFAAAGARTEMPGCSLCMGNQARVEDNTTVMSTSTRNFNNRMGKGAQVYLGSAELAAACALLGRIPTVAEYMEIVAEKINPFAGELYRYLNFDQIAGFEDEGRVIPLEEMPDIDVMLGIKSATANA, encoded by the coding sequence ATGTCAGGCGTTTTGGCTGAATATCGAAAGCACACCGAGGCGCGTGCCCAACTCAATATTCCGCCGTTACCACTAGAAGCCGAGCAGGTCTCCGAGCTGTGCGAGTTGCTCCAGCAGCCGCCGGCAGGTGAAGCGGAGTATTTGCTGCATCTGTTGCGCGATCGCATTCCGCCTGGAGTGGACCCGGCAGCTTACGTGAAAGCTGCTTTCCTCACTTCTGTGGCCCGAGGGAAGCTGCAAAGTCCGCTGGTATCCCCCAAGCAGGCCACCGAGCTGTTGGGCACCATGCTGGGCGGCTACAACGTGCAGTCCCTCATCGACCTGCTTCAGTCCGACGCTGCCGAGTTAGCCGAGACAGCGGCGATCGCCCTGAGCAAAACTCTGTTGGTTTACGATGCCTTCCACGACGTCTTGGATTTAGCGGAAGCAGGCAATTCATACGCCCGACAAGTGGTGGATTCTTGGGCAAATGCAGAGTGGTTTACCAGCCGTCCTGCGGTACCGGAAGCGGTTACCATCACCGTCTTCAAGGTTCCTGGCGAGACGAACACCGACGACCTCTCCCCCGCCCCCCACGCCACCACCCGTCCCGACATCCCGCTCCACGCCACCGTCATGCTAGAGTCCCTGATGCCAGAGGCATTAGAGACGATTGCCGAGTTAAAGAAAAAAGGCCATCCAGTGGCCTATGTCGGGGACGTTGTGGGCACGGGCTCGTCGCGCAAATCCGCGATCAATTCCGTTTTGTGGCATTTAGGCAACGATATTCCCTGCGTGCCCAACAAGCGCGCGGGAGGATATATCCTAGGCGGCAAAATCGCCCCCATTTTCTTCAATACAGCAGAAGATTCTGGCGCATTGCCGATCGAGTGCGATGTCAGTCATTTAGAGACGGGGATAGTGGTAACTATTCATCCCTATGACGGCAAGATCGTGAATGAAGCGGGCGAAACCCTTTCCACATTTAGCCTCAAACCCGACACCATTTTGGACGAAGTGCGCTCGGGCGGTCGCATTCCGCTGCTGATCGGTCGCACGCTGACGGATAAGGTGCGCAAGGCATTGAGCTTGCCGTCCAGCGATGTCTTCGTTCGCCCCCAACTGCCCGGAGAGTCGAGTAAGGGCTTTACACTGGCGCAGAAAATGGTGGGCAAAGCCTGCGGTCTGCCGGGGGTGCGTCCCGGCACTGCCTGCGAGCCTTTAATGACGACGGTGGGCTCGCAAGATACGACCGGGCCAATGACGCGGGACGAGTTAAAGGAGTTGGCTTGTCTGGGCTTTAATGCCGATCTGGTGATGCAGAGTTTCTGCCACACGGCGGCCTATCCCAAGCCAGTGGATATCGAAACTCAGCACGAACTGCCGGACTTTTTCGCCTCTCGCGGCGGCGTCGTTTTGCGTCCGGGGGACGGCATCATTCACTCTTGGCTGAATCGCATGTTGCTACCCGATACGGTGGGGACGGGGGGCGATTCTCATACGCGCTTCCCGTTGGGCATTTCTTTCCCGGCGGGGTCGGGTTTGGTGGCGTTTGCAGGGGCGATCGGGGCCATGCCGCTGGATATGCCCGAGTCTGTATTGGTGAGGTTTAAGGGCGAGCTGCAGCCGGGAGTGACGCTGCGGGATATTGTCAATGCAATTCCCTATGTGGCGATTCAAAAGGGTTTGCTCACGGTGGAGAAGCAGAATAAGAAGAATGTCTTCTCCGGTCGCATTATGGAAATTGAGGGTCTGCCCGACTTGAAGGTGGAGCAGGCGTTTGAATTGACGGATGCCACTGCCGAGCGCTCTTGTGCGGGCTGTACGGTCAAGCTGAGTGTCGAGACGGTGGCAGAATATTTGAGATCGAATGTGGCGCTGCTGACCAACATGGTGGCGCGCGATTATCAAGATGCCCGCACGATTATGCGGCGGGTGGCCAAGATGCAGGAATGGCTGGCCAATCCGGTGTTGATGGAGGCCGATCGCGATGCGGAGTATGCCGAAATTATCGAGATTGACTTGAATGAAATCAAAGAGCCGATTGTGGCAGCCCCCAACGATCCCGATAACGTCAAGTTGCTATCGGAGGTGGAGAACGACCCGATTCAAGAGGTCTTTATCGGTTCTTGTATGACCAACATCGGTCACTATCGCGCTTCAGCCAAGGTGTTGGAAGATGCCGGACCCATTCAGGGGGTGCGCCTGTGGGTTTGTCCTCCCACCCGCATGGATGAGAAGCAGTTGCGAGAGGAAGGGGTCTACAGCGTGTTTGCTGCAGCCGGGGCTCGGACGGAGATGCCCGGATGTTCGCTCTGCATGGGAAATCAGGCTCGGGTTGAAGACAACACGACGGTAATGTCCACTTCGACGCGGAATTTCAATAACCGTATGGGGAAGGGGGCTCAGGTGTATTTAGGCTCGGCTGAGTTGGCGGCGGCTTGTGCGTTGTTGGGTCGCATCCCGACGGTGGCTGAGTATATGGAGATTGTGGCTGAGAAGATTAATCCGTTTGCGGGAGAGTTGTATCGCTATCTCAACTTCGACCAAATTGCCGGGTTTGAGGATGAGGGTCGGGTGATTCCGTTGGAGGAAATGCCCGATATTGACGTGATGCTGGGCATTAAATCTGCTACAGCTAATGCCTGA
- a CDS encoding P-II family nitrogen regulator, translated as MKKIEAIVRPFKLDEVKIALVNAGIVGMTVSEVRGFGRQKGQTERYRGSEYTVEFLQKLKIEVVVEDDLVDTVVEKIVSAARTGEIGDGKIFISPVARTVRIRTGEADRDAL; from the coding sequence GTGAAAAAAATCGAAGCGATTGTCCGACCCTTCAAGCTCGACGAAGTCAAGATCGCACTGGTCAATGCCGGCATTGTCGGTATGACCGTGAGCGAAGTCCGTGGTTTCGGTCGCCAAAAAGGGCAAACAGAGCGCTATCGAGGCTCGGAATACACCGTCGAGTTTTTACAAAAACTCAAAATTGAGGTTGTCGTCGAAGACGACTTAGTGGATACCGTAGTCGAAAAAATTGTCTCTGCGGCTCGCACAGGCGAAATCGGAGATGGAAAAATCTTCATTTCTCCGGTGGCAAGAACCGTTCGCATCCGAACGGGAGAAGCCGATCGAGATGCCCTCTAG
- a CDS encoding ammonium transporter: MSDSKEARTLLGQLFRRKVLSVGGSLALVAAFWLACSQAPAFAQDEITADVVQTNANILWTVVAATLVFFMQAGFAMVEAGFTRSKNAANIMMKNLMDFSLGACAFWFVGFGFMFGTSSGLIGGSWFAFTWQTAFDADAWPFTFFVFQMVFAATAATIVSGAMAERTKFASYLIYSIVLSGIIYPISGGWAWNGLFGDYNGGSGGWLEGLGYIDYAGSGVVHLVGGAAALAGAIVLGPRIGKYSSTGEPRALPGHNLPLGMLGIFILTVGWIGFNAGSTTSAIPDMGWIAMNTFLAAAAGAIGAMFTSWSIFKKPDMTFAGNGMLAGLVGITAPCDSVGPIGALVIGSIAGILVVLSVLFIETVLKVDDPVGAVSVHGTCGIWGVLASGLPFLTNGNYDFGWSQFGTQVVGALAYFFWPFLTMLLAFFILRVTIGLRVTAEEEMAGLDMGEHGNVAYPDFVGVPSATDTEM; encoded by the coding sequence ATGAGTGACAGTAAAGAGGCGCGAACGCTGCTGGGGCAGTTGTTCCGTCGTAAGGTTCTATCCGTGGGTGGCTCCCTCGCTCTAGTCGCTGCGTTTTGGCTGGCTTGCTCTCAGGCACCAGCATTCGCACAAGACGAAATCACTGCCGATGTCGTGCAAACGAACGCCAATATTCTGTGGACTGTGGTGGCGGCAACCTTAGTCTTCTTTATGCAGGCTGGTTTTGCCATGGTTGAGGCGGGCTTTACCCGCTCTAAAAATGCCGCCAACATCATGATGAAAAACCTGATGGACTTCTCGCTAGGGGCCTGTGCCTTCTGGTTCGTCGGGTTTGGCTTCATGTTTGGGACCAGTAGCGGTCTGATTGGCGGTAGCTGGTTTGCCTTCACCTGGCAGACTGCTTTCGATGCGGATGCTTGGCCCTTCACATTTTTTGTCTTTCAAATGGTGTTTGCCGCCACTGCTGCCACGATTGTGTCTGGCGCAATGGCCGAGCGGACAAAGTTTGCATCCTATCTGATTTACTCTATCGTGCTGTCTGGCATCATCTACCCGATCTCGGGTGGTTGGGCTTGGAATGGCCTGTTTGGCGATTACAACGGCGGCTCTGGCGGCTGGCTCGAAGGTCTCGGTTACATCGACTACGCAGGCTCTGGTGTCGTGCATTTAGTCGGCGGCGCAGCAGCTCTGGCAGGGGCGATCGTGCTCGGACCCCGAATTGGTAAATACAGCTCCACTGGCGAACCCCGCGCCCTTCCCGGCCACAACCTCCCCTTGGGAATGCTGGGTATCTTCATTCTGACCGTGGGTTGGATTGGATTCAATGCTGGCTCCACGACTTCTGCTATACCCGACATGGGCTGGATCGCTATGAATACTTTTTTAGCGGCAGCGGCAGGTGCGATCGGGGCGATGTTTACCTCCTGGAGCATTTTCAAGAAGCCGGACATGACCTTTGCAGGTAATGGCATGCTGGCTGGATTGGTGGGCATTACAGCCCCTTGCGATAGCGTCGGCCCCATTGGCGCCCTCGTGATTGGTTCTATTGCAGGCATCTTGGTGGTGCTATCGGTTCTGTTTATCGAAACCGTTTTGAAGGTTGACGATCCTGTCGGCGCAGTTTCCGTCCACGGTACCTGCGGCATTTGGGGAGTGCTGGCTAGTGGCTTGCCCTTTTTGACCAATGGCAACTATGACTTTGGTTGGAGCCAGTTCGGCACCCAAGTTGTGGGTGCGCTGGCCTATTTCTTCTGGCCATTTCTCACGATGCTGCTCGCGTTCTTTATCCTCAGGGTGACGATTGGCTTGCGCGTGACGGCTGAGGAAGAAATGGCGGGTCTGGATATGGGCGAGCACGGCAACGTTGCTTATCCCGACTTCGTGGGCGTTCCCAGTGCAACAGATACCGAGATGTAG
- a CDS encoding NAD(+) kinase has product MQLQQVVIAYKEGDRRSKGVCQDCATALRKRGITVLTAPTGLYHNPYPVFLEATNDPIDLAIVLGGDGSTLAAARYLAPHDIPILPIKVGGHLGFLAQSEQILHDNPWDRIAADDFLAQLRIMLQARILDLDGQPESNWYHCLNEICVKPTAQVRLPSAIFEIEVDREILDQYHGDGLIVSTPTGSTSYTVAANGPIVHPSLEAISITPICPLSLSSRPIVIDSHACIKIWPLADPEGLTRLWNDGVLARAVNPGQHVEVCRAERPANFIVLEDDPSFFRTLREKLQWAGSRFHVPNTNHRSTE; this is encoded by the coding sequence GTGCAGTTACAACAGGTGGTGATTGCGTATAAGGAAGGCGATCGCAGAAGTAAAGGGGTCTGTCAAGATTGTGCGACTGCTTTGCGCAAGCGAGGGATTACGGTTTTAACGGCTCCTACGGGGTTATACCACAACCCTTACCCGGTTTTTTTAGAAGCCACCAACGATCCGATCGATCTGGCGATTGTGTTGGGAGGGGATGGGTCGACACTGGCGGCAGCCCGCTATCTCGCTCCCCACGACATTCCGATTTTGCCGATTAAAGTGGGAGGGCATTTAGGCTTTCTCGCCCAATCGGAACAAATTCTTCACGACAATCCCTGGGATCGAATTGCGGCAGATGATTTTCTCGCACAACTGCGTATCATGCTGCAGGCTCGCATTCTGGACCTCGATGGGCAACCGGAAAGCAATTGGTATCACTGCCTCAACGAAATCTGCGTCAAACCCACAGCTCAAGTCAGATTGCCATCTGCCATTTTCGAGATTGAAGTCGATCGAGAAATTCTGGATCAATATCACGGCGACGGCCTGATTGTTTCCACACCCACCGGCAGTACTTCCTACACTGTGGCGGCCAACGGCCCGATCGTGCATCCGTCCCTAGAAGCCATTAGCATTACTCCGATTTGTCCCCTGAGCCTGTCCAGTCGCCCCATCGTGATTGACAGTCATGCCTGCATCAAGATTTGGCCCCTGGCCGACCCAGAAGGGCTAACCCGCCTCTGGAATGATGGGGTGTTGGCTAGAGCGGTGAATCCCGGCCAACACGTCGAGGTGTGTCGAGCCGAGCGACCGGCGAATTTTATTGTGCTAGAGGACGATCCGTCCTTTTTCAGGACCCTGCGCGAGAAGCTACAGTGGGCTGGCAGTCGATTCCACGTGCCCAACACCAACCATCGTTCCACCGAATAG